One region of Clostridia bacterium genomic DNA includes:
- a CDS encoding haloacid dehalogenase-like hydrolase has protein sequence MKFVKKAIVVLLIVAVVAGVTACANGKDAVKFDTWNECTALTSLKEYVKAVTDKNSKEYIPVEDRIAVFDMDGTLCGELFPEYLEYLLLAYRCLDDPTYQASEDLVEVATEIREAGKNYKTPAIPEYDVRHGKAQAKAFAGMTPNEFIQYVKTFLQQDAQGFTGLKYADSIYKPMIEVVTYLQQNDFTCYVVSGSDRMICRAVACEALNLPENQIIGMDVTLVATNEPTYENNEGYHYNNLHYQFNDGGKDTLVRGDSLWIKNLKMNKVFQIAQEIGKQPVLSFGNSSGDVSMHEYTVTDNKYRSMAFMLIADDAERDHADLTETAKRKAQWETRGYTIISMKNDFKTIYGEGVTMTK, from the coding sequence ATGAAATTCGTCAAAAAAGCAATCGTGGTATTATTAATCGTCGCCGTCGTCGCCGGCGTTACGGCGTGCGCCAACGGCAAAGACGCCGTCAAGTTCGATACCTGGAACGAATGTACGGCCTTGACGTCGCTCAAAGAGTACGTCAAAGCGGTGACGGACAAAAACAGCAAAGAGTATATCCCCGTGGAAGATCGCATCGCGGTGTTCGACATGGACGGCACCTTGTGCGGCGAATTGTTCCCCGAGTATCTCGAGTATCTTCTCTTGGCCTACCGCTGCTTGGACGATCCTACCTACCAAGCGAGCGAAGACCTCGTCGAAGTCGCCACCGAGATACGCGAAGCTGGCAAGAACTACAAGACGCCCGCTATCCCCGAGTACGACGTGCGCCACGGCAAGGCGCAAGCCAAAGCCTTCGCGGGGATGACGCCCAACGAGTTTATACAATACGTCAAGACCTTCCTGCAACAGGACGCGCAAGGATTCACGGGGTTGAAATACGCCGACTCCATCTACAAACCCATGATAGAGGTGGTGACCTACCTGCAACAAAACGACTTTACCTGCTACGTGGTCAGCGGCTCCGACCGCATGATCTGCCGCGCGGTGGCGTGCGAAGCGCTCAACCTGCCCGAAAACCAAATCATCGGCATGGACGTCACCTTGGTGGCCACCAACGAGCCGACCTATGAGAACAACGAGGGCTATCACTACAACAATCTGCACTATCAATTCAACGACGGCGGCAAGGACACCTTGGTAAGAGGCGACAGTCTGTGGATAAAGAACCTCAAGATGAACAAGGTCTTCCAAATCGCGCAGGAGATCGGCAAGCAACCCGTGCTTTCCTTCGGCAACAGCAGCGGCGACGTGAGTATGCACGAGTACACCGTCACCGACAATAAATACCGCTCGATGGCCTTTATGCTCATCGCGGACGACGCCGAAAGAGACCACGCCGACCTCACGGAGACCGCCAAACGCAAAGCGCAATGGGAAACGCGCGGCTACACCATCATCTCGATGAAAAACGACTTCAAGACCATCTACGGCGAAGGCGTTACGATGACGAAATAA
- a CDS encoding ABC transporter ATP-binding protein, protein MEQKLLIEAKNLVKTYGEGEGLTFALNKVSINVYEHDFLVILGGSGSGKSTFLNMLGGIDKVESGEILVNGQDIVKFNDKQLTLYRRNTIGFVYQFFNLINDITVYQNVVLAPGSRNKERAMALLERVELADKKDKFPRQLSGGQQQRVAIARALNKPSDILLCDEPTGALDDVSGKAVLKLLEDIHNEGKTIVLVTHTREIAGMANRIITMKNGQVVKEEYNDHVVKAEEVIW, encoded by the coding sequence ATGGAACAAAAATTGCTGATAGAAGCGAAAAACCTCGTAAAAACCTACGGCGAGGGCGAAGGCTTGACCTTTGCGTTGAACAAGGTGTCCATCAACGTGTACGAACACGACTTTTTGGTGATCTTGGGCGGCTCGGGCTCGGGCAAGTCCACCTTCCTTAATATGCTGGGCGGCATAGACAAGGTGGAATCGGGCGAAATATTGGTCAACGGACAAGACATCGTCAAATTCAACGACAAGCAGTTGACCTTGTACCGCCGCAATACGATAGGATTCGTCTATCAGTTCTTCAACCTCATCAACGATATCACCGTCTATCAAAACGTCGTGTTGGCCCCCGGCTCGCGCAACAAAGAACGCGCCATGGCGCTCTTGGAACGCGTGGAATTGGCCGACAAAAAGGATAAATTCCCCCGTCAACTGTCGGGCGGACAGCAACAGCGCGTGGCCATCGCCCGCGCCCTCAACAAGCCCAGCGACATACTCCTCTGCGACGAACCCACGGGCGCATTGGACGACGTGTCGGGCAAAGCCGTCCTCAAACTGCTCGAGGACATACACAACGAAGGCAAAACCATCGTGTTGGTGACGCACACCCGCGAGATAGCTGGTATGGCCAACCGTATCATCACGATGAAAAACGGGCAAGTGGTCAAAGAGGAATACAACGACCACGTCGTCAAAGCGGAAGAGGTGATTTGGTAA
- a CDS encoding 4'-phosphopantetheinyl transferase superfamily protein codes for MVKVVLAKTRGLTWAKARALPFVLAEDVAEADRYRSPDDKVLHLVSAFLKRKYVGTWTVSPEGKPLSLAVCFNVSHTEWLVALALAPFDVGVDVERVRTADADLRNYIAASDERAHVHSDEDFFRLWTAKESLVKAEGTGFDVKPDEVPALPLEGCKTYKNHRYYSRQTEVGDCVLSVTCRTDRPFEWAIEKENIL; via the coding sequence ATGGTAAAGGTGGTATTGGCAAAGACTCGTGGTCTGACGTGGGCAAAAGCCCGCGCCTTGCCCTTCGTCCTCGCAGAGGACGTAGCCGAGGCCGACCGCTACCGAAGCCCCGACGACAAGGTGCTGCACCTCGTATCGGCCTTTCTCAAACGGAAATACGTGGGGACGTGGACGGTTTCGCCCGAGGGCAAGCCCCTTTCCCTCGCCGTTTGCTTCAACGTGTCGCACACCGAATGGCTGGTGGCTTTGGCGCTCGCCCCCTTTGACGTGGGCGTAGACGTGGAGCGCGTCCGCACGGCCGACGCGGATTTGCGCAACTATATCGCCGCCTCCGACGAGCGGGCGCACGTCCACTCGGACGAGGACTTTTTCCGTCTGTGGACGGCCAAAGAGAGCCTGGTCAAAGCCGAAGGCACGGGCTTTGACGTCAAACCCGACGAAGTGCCCGCCTTGCCCCTCGAAGGGTGCAAGACCTACAAAAATCATCGCTATTATTCCCGCCAAACCGAGGTGGGCGACTGCGTGCTATCCGTCACGTGCCGCACCGACCGACCGTTTGAGTGGGCCATTGAAAAGGAGAATATACTATGA
- a CDS encoding amino acid adenylation domain-containing protein — translation MSQYYPLSKTEEGIYVSCLTPTDAYNLTNVLRLGKSLDVPRFTAAVAAVFDAHPYLFTVLFEGEDGGIYKKLQPVPIELPVVEVDELDVQSPPFEMLGRHLFRLALYRVAGEYVFVFDFHHIIFDGTSAKLFIDQVGAVYRGESIEKETYSANEFGLDEQKRLQTDDYRKAKDFFEKAVKDPETDSALIEDKSEGTILHGTFHQDLTVLNADVKDLTKRLKIKTSAFFLATFGYLLSKINMDDKALFLTVNNGRDEMTRHSLGMFVKTFPFYLENKETVAEYLSAANDYLVGATASLLYPFSDAVKDLGVPDGVMFAYQGDSFYKTEWEGRDAFVSLLDRKDGKDKLSVEVYRENGCFLVWVEYRADLYEEDTVRHLIRLYDVALKEFLRKAALADVDLVDEKEKALLDSFNRADLSYIDANRTVLDDFRDMVKKYPDHPAVVFRDKRYTYRDVDRLSDNIAAYLAAKGVGKEDVVSVLINKSEYIVIASLGVLKSGAAYQPLDPSYPVERLAFMVKDVAAKALIKDRDLDLLQDYDGPILYTDEVDALPDHAAPRVDVRPRDLFIMLYTSGSTGVPKGVMLEHGNLNTFATYHARRFGVDHTARVAAYASYGFDADMLDLYPTLTHGGCVYVIPNELRLDLIKLGDYFNQNGVTHAMLTTQVGRQFIEMIDAPTLRFLLVGGEKLVPVAPPKYTLANGYGPTEGTVYCSAQVVDRTYYRVPIGKANETYKTYVLDKNGRRLPTLAQGELCIAGPQVARGYLNREEENKKAFLLNPFDEDAAFARLYRTGDVVRYLADGTLDFIGRKDGQVKIRGFRVELSEVEKVIREYAGVKDATVKDFVDPAGVKYLCAYVVSNDEIDVDDLNAFIASKKPPYMVPAYTMQIDAIPLNQNQKVNKRALPQPQLKQREKVAPAGEDEQAVYDILAGILGTRDFGVTTDVYEAGLTSVSSIRFAILLSKRFGKEVGNADFRACPTVRALTARLAAKEEVKTYEIRAEYPLSKLQEGIFVECTTHPDTTVYNIPVLIKLHPSVDVERLAEAVERVVDAHPYLKMRLHVRDDGDVVATRDDARKIAVGRITVAEGETSGLVKPFDLQKDDLFRAAIVTDGKQNYLFVDAHHIVFDGESLVVFMREVEEAYQGQSVPAETYTGFEVALDEEERVKSDDYRRAKAYYEDLLGAVDTECMPIRDRDEGVDRGEDFLVAAVIDKAPLAAFLKDSGTTVNALWNAAFGYALAKFLAREDCVYTTVYNGRSDSRLADAIGMYVHTLPVVFRMTAGQSAKDAVRNVAKLLADDMANDVYPFAEISRNFGVKANVMFVYEGNIGTGLTVGGQPAESVMLKLDALKADLSVFVYETGNGFRLDCEYNARYYEEWSIRSLLQSTVAALNAMISGVKIDEISLLSPQEKARLDATFVAHETEDTDVVTLFRRAAAAYPERNAVIFRDKRLTYRQLDEISDRVAAYVQSRGVGKEDRVSILVPRGEYMVIAALGVLKAGAAYEPLDPSYPPERLNFMVQNAKAKLVIADSALIGLLSEYEGDRLFIEDVPSLPQAKPVDPSLKGNNMFIILYTSGTTGTPKGVMLEHHNLVNFCTWYRAHYDLTPESVVGAYASFGFDADMMDLYPALTTGAAVYVIPEDMRLDLNALNEAFKENGVSHVFMTTQMGRMFAENIAGESLAHLSVGGETLAPVNPPKGFALWNGYGPTECTIFSTIWKIDRLYYRNPIGAALWNYKLYVVGKAGDELPVGALGELWIAGAGVGRGYLDLPEQTKKVFIANPFDSTSGFERAYRTGDVVRRLADGSIDFVGRNDGQVKIRGFRIELAEVEGVIREYPGVKNVTVQAFEDKAFGGKFLAAYVVADDKLDFGAIGEFIKSKKPPYMVPAAFMQLDEIPLNQNQKVNKRALPAPVRNAADTSVKDEPTTALEREICKVFANILGLEKVGATDDFFDIGGTSISAAKVSMYAAGKSYPVAYKDIFDNPTARALAKHITEASGQTAETQAVQEEEKSEEALRHNAVTYVNEIASVRPLGRTLLAGGTGFLGSHILKALLDDGVDTVVLSRSSKTLDAKTRLSAMMMYYFDETADDLVDNRLTVIDGDITNADLLDKLKDEQIDTIINAAACVKHFAADDIIERINVGGVENLIKVALAHDARLIQISTLSVAGENVGNKFPPTYRMKETQLYFGQDISNKYVNSKFKAEQAIVEAIEREGLDAKMIRVGNLMSRLSDGEFQVNAITNGFMRNLKGYATLKKFPVNSMDAVIDFTPIDEVAKAVLLLSTTGKEFTTFHAANSHQVQMGDVIYAMNEMGFGIDVVPDEEFVRALKEMMADEKKNMLVSALINYASSDGKAHAFIQSDNEFSNKALYHLGYKWPITDERYLENAIRALAELNFFIRTDI, via the coding sequence ATGAGCCAATATTATCCGCTGTCCAAAACCGAAGAAGGCATCTACGTATCCTGTCTTACGCCTACCGACGCCTACAACCTCACCAACGTACTGCGGTTGGGCAAATCCTTGGACGTTCCTCGTTTCACCGCCGCGGTGGCCGCGGTATTCGACGCGCACCCCTATCTGTTCACCGTGTTGTTCGAGGGAGAGGACGGCGGCATATACAAAAAACTCCAACCCGTACCCATAGAGTTGCCCGTCGTCGAGGTGGACGAACTCGACGTACAGTCGCCCCCCTTCGAGATGCTGGGGCGGCATTTGTTCCGCTTGGCTTTGTACCGCGTGGCGGGCGAATACGTCTTCGTCTTCGACTTCCATCATATCATTTTCGACGGCACTTCGGCCAAATTGTTCATCGACCAAGTGGGCGCCGTCTATCGCGGCGAATCCATCGAAAAAGAGACCTACAGCGCCAACGAATTCGGCCTTGACGAGCAAAAACGCCTGCAAACGGACGACTACCGCAAGGCAAAAGATTTCTTCGAGAAGGCCGTCAAAGACCCCGAGACCGATTCCGCGCTCATCGAGGACAAGTCGGAGGGCACGATCCTTCACGGCACGTTCCATCAGGACCTCACCGTCCTCAACGCGGACGTAAAAGACCTGACCAAACGGCTGAAAATCAAAACGTCGGCATTCTTCTTGGCGACTTTCGGCTATTTGTTGTCCAAAATCAATATGGACGACAAGGCGCTCTTCCTCACCGTCAACAACGGCCGCGACGAGATGACGCGCCATTCGTTGGGTATGTTCGTCAAGACCTTTCCCTTCTATCTGGAAAACAAAGAAACGGTGGCCGAATACCTCTCGGCCGCCAACGACTATCTGGTGGGCGCGACCGCCAGCCTACTGTATCCCTTCTCGGACGCGGTCAAGGATTTGGGCGTGCCCGACGGCGTGATGTTCGCCTATCAAGGGGACAGTTTCTACAAGACCGAGTGGGAGGGGCGTGACGCCTTCGTGTCCCTTCTCGACCGCAAGGACGGCAAGGACAAGTTGAGCGTGGAAGTATATCGTGAAAACGGGTGCTTCCTGGTGTGGGTAGAGTACCGCGCCGACCTCTACGAAGAGGACACCGTTCGGCACCTCATCCGCCTCTACGACGTGGCGCTCAAAGAGTTTTTGCGAAAAGCCGCGCTTGCCGACGTCGATCTCGTCGACGAAAAGGAAAAGGCGCTGTTGGATTCTTTCAACCGCGCGGACCTCTCCTATATAGACGCAAACCGCACGGTATTGGACGATTTCCGCGATATGGTAAAGAAATATCCCGACCACCCCGCCGTCGTGTTCCGCGACAAGCGCTACACCTATCGTGACGTGGATCGCTTGTCCGACAATATAGCCGCCTACCTCGCGGCCAAAGGCGTGGGCAAAGAGGACGTGGTGTCCGTACTCATCAACAAGAGCGAATATATCGTCATCGCCTCGTTGGGCGTGCTCAAATCGGGCGCGGCCTACCAGCCCCTCGATCCGTCTTACCCCGTGGAGCGATTGGCGTTCATGGTCAAGGACGTCGCCGCCAAGGCCCTCATCAAGGACCGTGACCTCGATTTGTTGCAAGACTACGACGGCCCCATTCTCTACACGGACGAAGTAGACGCGTTGCCCGACCACGCGGCGCCTCGGGTGGACGTGCGGCCCCGAGATTTGTTCATTATGCTGTATACGTCGGGTTCGACGGGCGTGCCGAAAGGCGTTATGCTCGAGCACGGCAACCTCAACACGTTCGCCACCTATCACGCGCGGCGGTTCGGCGTAGACCATACGGCCAGAGTAGCCGCCTACGCATCGTACGGGTTCGACGCGGATATGCTCGACCTCTATCCCACCCTCACGCACGGCGGGTGCGTATACGTCATACCCAACGAACTCAGGCTGGACCTCATCAAGTTGGGGGACTACTTCAACCAAAACGGCGTCACGCACGCCATGCTCACCACGCAGGTGGGGCGGCAATTCATCGAAATGATAGACGCGCCCACGTTGCGTTTCCTCTTGGTCGGCGGCGAAAAGTTGGTGCCCGTCGCACCGCCCAAATACACGTTGGCCAACGGCTACGGTCCCACCGAGGGCACGGTATATTGCTCGGCCCAAGTGGTGGATCGCACGTACTATCGCGTGCCTATCGGCAAAGCCAACGAAACCTACAAGACCTACGTCCTCGACAAAAACGGCCGTCGCCTGCCCACCTTGGCGCAAGGCGAATTGTGCATAGCCGGCCCGCAGGTGGCGAGGGGCTATCTCAACCGTGAGGAAGAGAACAAAAAAGCCTTTCTCCTTAATCCCTTCGACGAAGACGCCGCCTTTGCGCGGCTCTATCGCACGGGCGACGTGGTGCGCTATCTCGCGGACGGCACGTTGGACTTCATCGGTCGCAAGGACGGTCAGGTGAAGATACGCGGCTTCCGCGTGGAACTCTCGGAAGTGGAAAAGGTCATTCGGGAATACGCGGGCGTCAAAGACGCCACCGTCAAGGACTTCGTGGACCCCGCGGGCGTCAAGTATTTGTGCGCCTACGTCGTGTCGAACGACGAGATAGACGTGGACGACCTCAACGCCTTTATCGCGTCCAAAAAGCCCCCCTATATGGTGCCCGCCTACACGATGCAGATAGACGCCATTCCCCTCAACCAAAACCAAAAAGTCAACAAACGCGCCTTGCCGCAGCCCCAACTCAAACAGCGCGAAAAGGTAGCGCCCGCGGGTGAGGACGAGCAAGCGGTGTACGACATTCTCGCGGGCATTCTGGGCACGCGGGACTTCGGCGTTACCACGGACGTCTACGAGGCGGGCCTCACCAGCGTGTCCTCTATCCGTTTCGCCATTCTCTTGTCCAAACGATTCGGCAAAGAGGTGGGCAACGCCGACTTCCGCGCCTGCCCCACCGTGCGGGCGTTGACCGCGCGGCTGGCGGCCAAAGAGGAAGTGAAGACCTACGAAATACGGGCGGAATACCCCCTCTCCAAGTTGCAGGAAGGCATTTTCGTGGAATGTACCACCCACCCCGATACCACCGTCTACAATATCCCCGTTTTGATCAAACTCCACCCCTCGGTGGACGTAGAACGCCTGGCCGAGGCCGTAGAGAGGGTCGTGGACGCGCACCCCTATCTCAAAATGCGCCTGCACGTCCGTGACGACGGGGACGTGGTGGCCACCCGCGACGACGCGCGCAAGATAGCGGTCGGTCGCATCACGGTTGCCGAGGGCGAAACGAGCGGTCTCGTCAAGCCCTTCGACCTGCAAAAAGACGATCTCTTCCGCGCCGCCATCGTCACGGACGGCAAGCAGAATTATCTGTTCGTGGACGCGCACCATATCGTATTCGACGGCGAATCGCTGGTCGTCTTTATGCGCGAAGTGGAAGAAGCCTATCAAGGTCAAAGCGTCCCCGCCGAAACCTACACGGGGTTCGAAGTGGCCTTGGACGAAGAGGAAAGAGTAAAGAGCGACGACTATCGTCGGGCCAAAGCCTATTACGAGGATCTTTTGGGCGCGGTGGACACCGAATGTATGCCCATTCGCGACCGCGACGAAGGCGTCGACCGAGGGGAAGATTTCTTGGTGGCCGCCGTCATAGACAAAGCCCCTCTCGCCGCCTTCCTCAAAGATAGCGGCACCACCGTCAACGCCCTTTGGAACGCCGCGTTCGGCTACGCCTTGGCCAAGTTTCTGGCGCGGGAAGACTGCGTGTATACCACCGTCTACAACGGCCGTAGTGACAGTCGTCTGGCGGACGCCATCGGTATGTACGTGCACACATTGCCCGTGGTATTCCGCATGACGGCGGGGCAAAGCGCCAAAGACGCCGTGCGCAACGTGGCCAAACTGCTCGCAGACGACATGGCCAACGACGTCTATCCCTTTGCCGAAATATCCCGCAACTTCGGCGTCAAAGCCAACGTGATGTTCGTGTACGAGGGCAATATCGGCACGGGGCTGACGGTCGGCGGACAACCAGCCGAAAGCGTGATGCTCAAATTGGACGCGCTCAAAGCAGACCTCTCCGTCTTCGTGTACGAAACGGGAAACGGCTTCCGCTTAGATTGCGAATACAACGCGCGCTACTACGAAGAATGGAGCATTCGCTCCTTGCTGCAAAGCACCGTGGCGGCGCTCAACGCGATGATTTCGGGCGTCAAAATAGACGAAATATCCCTGCTTTCGCCCCAAGAAAAGGCCCGTCTGGACGCTACCTTCGTGGCGCACGAAACCGAGGATACCGACGTCGTTACCCTCTTCAGACGCGCCGCCGCGGCGTACCCCGAGCGCAACGCCGTCATCTTCCGCGACAAGCGCCTCACCTATCGGCAATTGGACGAGATATCCGACCGCGTGGCCGCCTACGTCCAAAGCCGTGGCGTGGGCAAAGAAGACCGCGTGTCCATTCTCGTCCCGAGAGGGGAATATATGGTGATAGCGGCCTTGGGCGTGCTCAAAGCGGGCGCGGCCTACGAGCCGTTGGATCCCTCCTATCCCCCCGAGCGGCTCAACTTTATGGTGCAAAACGCCAAGGCAAAATTGGTCATCGCGGATAGCGCCCTCATCGGGTTGCTGTCCGAATACGAGGGCGACCGCCTTTTCATCGAGGACGTTCCCTCTCTGCCGCAGGCGAAACCCGTCGATCCCTCGCTCAAAGGGAATAATATGTTCATCATCCTGTACACCTCGGGCACGACGGGCACGCCCAAGGGCGTGATGCTCGAGCATCACAACCTCGTCAACTTCTGCACTTGGTATAGAGCGCATTACGATCTCACCCCCGAATCGGTGGTGGGCGCTTACGCGAGTTTCGGCTTCGACGCGGATATGATGGATTTGTACCCCGCGCTCACGACGGGTGCGGCGGTCTACGTCATTCCCGAAGATATGCGCCTTGACCTCAACGCCCTCAACGAAGCGTTCAAGGAGAACGGGGTGTCGCACGTCTTTATGACCACCCAGATGGGGCGTATGTTCGCCGAAAACATTGCGGGCGAAAGCCTTGCGCACCTGTCGGTGGGCGGCGAAACGCTCGCTCCCGTCAATCCGCCCAAAGGGTTCGCGCTTTGGAACGGATACGGCCCCACCGAATGCACCATCTTCTCCACGATATGGAAGATAGATCGCCTCTACTACCGCAATCCCATCGGCGCGGCCTTGTGGAACTACAAACTGTACGTCGTGGGCAAAGCGGGCGACGAATTGCCCGTAGGCGCGTTGGGCGAGTTGTGGATAGCGGGCGCGGGCGTAGGCAGAGGCTACCTCGACCTACCCGAGCAGACCAAAAAGGTCTTTATTGCCAACCCCTTCGACAGCACCTCAGGCTTCGAGCGCGCGTATCGCACGGGCGACGTGGTGCGCCGCCTCGCGGACGGTAGCATCGACTTCGTAGGGCGCAACGACGGGCAGGTGAAGATACGCGGTTTCCGCATCGAATTGGCCGAGGTTGAAGGCGTTATACGCGAGTACCCCGGCGTCAAAAACGTGACCGTGCAAGCCTTCGAGGACAAGGCCTTCGGCGGCAAGTTCCTCGCGGCCTACGTCGTGGCGGACGACAAATTGGACTTCGGCGCCATCGGCGAGTTCATCAAGAGCAAAAAGCCCCCCTATATGGTGCCTGCGGCCTTTATGCAGTTGGACGAGATACCCCTCAACCAAAACCAAAAAGTCAACAAACGCGCTTTGCCCGCCCCCGTGCGCAACGCGGCGGATACGAGCGTCAAAGACGAGCCGACCACCGCGCTCGAACGCGAGATATGCAAGGTGTTCGCCAACATATTGGGACTTGAAAAAGTCGGCGCCACCGACGATTTCTTCGACATCGGCGGCACTTCGATAAGCGCCGCGAAGGTGTCTATGTACGCCGCGGGCAAGAGTTATCCCGTGGCCTACAAGGACATTTTCGACAATCCCACCGCCCGCGCTTTGGCCAAACATATCACCGAGGCGAGCGGCCAAACGGCAGAAACGCAAGCGGTGCAAGAGGAAGAAAAGAGCGAAGAGGCGCTCCGCCACAACGCGGTGACCTACGTCAACGAGATTGCGTCCGTGCGCCCCCTCGGCAGAACGCTCCTCGCGGGCGGCACGGGCTTCCTCGGCTCTCACATACTCAAAGCCCTCTTGGACGACGGGGTGGACACGGTGGTATTGAGCCGTAGCAGCAAGACCTTGGACGCCAAAACGCGCTTGTCGGCCATGATGATGTACTACTTCGACGAAACGGCGGACGACCTCGTGGACAATCGCCTCACCGTGATCGACGGCGACATCACCAACGCCGACCTCTTGGACAAACTGAAAGACGAGCAGATAGACACCATCATCAACGCGGCCGCCTGCGTCAAGCACTTCGCCGCGGACGACATTATCGAGCGCATCAACGTAGGCGGGGTGGAGAACCTTATCAAGGTGGCTTTGGCGCACGACGCCAGGCTCATTCAAATCTCCACTTTGTCCGTCGCGGGCGAGAATGTGGGCAACAAGTTCCCCCCGACCTACCGCATGAAAGAGACGCAACTCTACTTCGGGCAGGACATCTCCAACAAGTACGTCAATTCCAAATTCAAGGCCGAGCAAGCCATCGTAGAAGCCATCGAGCGCGAGGGGTTGGACGCCAAGATGATCCGCGTAGGCAACTTGATGAGCCGACTGTCGGACGGCGAGTTCCAGGTCAACGCCATCACCAACGGCTTTATGCGCAACCTCAAAGGCTACGCCACTCTCAAGAAGTTCCCCGTCAACAGTATGGACGCCGTCATCGACTTCACCCCCATCGACGAAGTGGCCAAGGCCGTGTTGCTACTGTCCACCACGGGCAAAGAGTTCACCACGTTCCACGCCGCCAACTCGCATCAGGTGCAGATGGGCGACGTCATCTACGCGATGAACGAGATGGGCTTCGGCATCGACGTGGTGCCGGACGAGGAATTTGTGCGCGCCCTCAAAGAAATGATGGCCGACGAAAAGAAGAATATGCTGGTGTCCGCTCTCATCAATTACGCCTCTTCGGACGGCAAGGCGCACGCCTTCATTCAATCGGACAACGAGTTTTCCAACAAAGCGCTCTATCATCTGGGCTACAAGTGGCCCATTACGGACGAGCGTTATCTCGAAAACGCCATTCGGGCTTTGGCCGAACTCAACTTCTTCATTCGCACGGATATCTAA
- a CDS encoding STAS domain-containing protein, whose translation MEVNIEHNEAMVIAVKGRLDTVTSAQLDAAIKAETITENLVVFDFTDVEYISSAGLRVLLGLKRTLDDEGKALEVHNINAVVREIFSVTGFINALTVK comes from the coding sequence ATGGAAGTCAACATTGAACACAACGAAGCAATGGTCATTGCCGTCAAAGGCAGATTGGACACGGTTACGTCCGCGCAGTTGGACGCCGCCATCAAGGCCGAAACCATCACGGAAAACTTGGTCGTCTTCGACTTCACCGACGTGGAGTACATTTCGTCGGCGGGGCTTCGCGTACTATTGGGGCTCAAACGCACCTTGGACGACGAAGGCAAAGCGCTCGAGGTACACAATATCAACGCGGTGGTACGAGAGATATTCTCGGTGACCGGTTTTATCAACGCGCTGACCGTCAAGTAA